In Candidatus Protochlamydia phocaeensis, a single genomic region encodes these proteins:
- a CDS encoding enoyl-[acyl-carrier-protein] reductase — protein sequence MLQIDLKGKRAFIAGIGDDQGFGWAIAKALAEAGAEIIVGTWTPILKIFTTSFNTGKFDASRRLSDGSLMEFAKVYPLDASFDQPEDVPDDIRENKRYKDVEGYTIAEVCKAIGQDFGNIDIFIHSLANAPEVQKPLLETSRKGYLAALSSSSYSFVSLLAHLGPIMNPHGSALSLTYLASERVIPGYGGGMSSAKAALESDTQTLAWEAGRKWNIRVNAISAGPLRSRAAKAIGFIDYMIHYSQENAPLQEELAANEVGNAAAFLSSPLASAITGTILYVDHGLHTMGVGVDSPTLKPKAAEAL from the coding sequence ATGTTGCAAATTGACCTTAAAGGAAAAAGAGCCTTTATAGCTGGAATTGGAGATGATCAAGGATTCGGATGGGCAATTGCAAAAGCTTTGGCAGAGGCCGGGGCGGAGATCATAGTGGGGACATGGACTCCCATTTTAAAGATTTTTACGACGAGTTTTAATACCGGCAAATTTGATGCTTCAAGGCGTTTATCGGATGGATCGCTGATGGAATTTGCCAAGGTTTATCCATTAGATGCCTCTTTTGACCAGCCTGAAGATGTGCCTGACGATATCCGTGAAAATAAGCGTTATAAAGATGTGGAAGGCTATACGATTGCCGAGGTGTGCAAAGCCATTGGTCAAGATTTTGGCAACATTGATATCTTTATTCATTCTTTGGCCAATGCTCCTGAAGTTCAAAAACCCCTATTAGAAACAAGTCGGAAAGGATACTTGGCGGCGCTCAGTTCTTCTTCTTATTCTTTTGTTAGCTTGCTTGCCCATTTAGGACCTATTATGAATCCACACGGATCTGCGCTTTCTTTGACTTATTTAGCGTCTGAAAGAGTGATTCCTGGATATGGCGGAGGAATGAGCTCGGCAAAGGCGGCTCTTGAAAGCGATACTCAAACCCTAGCTTGGGAAGCAGGAAGAAAATGGAATATCCGAGTGAATGCAATTTCTGCAGGCCCTTTAAGAAGCCGTGCGGCAAAAGCGATCGGTTTTATTGATTACATGATTCATTATTCGCAAGAAAATGCTCCTTTACAGGAAGAGCTTGCAGCCAATGAAGTGGGCAATGCAGCGGCTTTCTTGTCCTCGCCTTTAGCATCGGCCATCACAGGGACCATTCTTTATGTAGACCATGGTTTGCATACCATGGGAGTTGGAGTAGATAGTCCTACATTAAAACCAAAGGCTGCGGAAGCTTTATGA
- a CDS encoding protein kinase domain-containing protein produces the protein MQSSQNSAVSIDPIQWANWLQSIAKNPQGHGKIARENNQYTYLSSEEIKRRRSIEVVNIQSIMDISSSLLQNREADTAQTYQMLQGLRYIHQRRESKYQNMFFLFRWFAKLGGIEAKLAKEKAIILSLEESVKSNLSKLGTLDQHRENLNEAIFEGAKNLHYLKQVVSTEDTDRQAEVEALKKKVYALNPRVPTIKSLIKAFGPEVIKSTLQETIEFIYAEKVAPEQRVSSEELARDQALFQCSELEAKAIYIKRLIKHQRTDLSVSFISAIERTWEELVQTGQQKAVAMNLSGHRVLFIPGKDGEKGEVFIHDRYLAKGTYKAAFVATEFFTGKKKELLDQYVVLLPAKLVEDEIPDDAADSFREADRWTRTEERKTGKKVRFEDSTSSSSQEEYSTLSSEEGTSDTRIIVDTQEIERREKLKKEGKGTEVEESTGTSDSYNSDSYSTVKINKAPDATSKTKESSQVVKNDAPKENTDASGTYSTSDFSKLPGAQELEKDEDYESLDFDNSPEINSIKANIQLNNTIIKPITKQSVERLATQPSEDEEDYRREAGYCVRLGNLPGIWPTHRVATVQGQIAIIQKKAGYRVEGLRRDAIDLDDMAHLAEQNRLSVRDQIAFLNMIEDFLLGVKSVHDQGLIHRDIKPKNILCGTDKAGVSDFGLVCPLTISNEKGESIPNPERYTFIGTPFYIAPEVTGVNSGVNGKPYAEVDQKADIWSVGISLWKMLTGKRMEEHPAIGCSHPMRSLFRVQALLIGPGLRKDYENKYPEPEDKTGIAHLIWSCTRIDSKERPDIQTVIQRYRAWKTDIESLLQKPKSSRAEIEAKLSA, from the coding sequence ATGCAGTCAAGCCAAAATAGTGCAGTATCTATAGACCCTATACAGTGGGCGAATTGGTTGCAGTCCATTGCAAAAAATCCTCAAGGACACGGAAAAATTGCCCGAGAGAATAACCAATATACCTATCTGAGCTCTGAAGAAATTAAACGCAGACGTTCTATTGAAGTTGTCAATATCCAATCTATTATGGATATCAGTAGCTCTTTATTGCAAAATCGAGAAGCTGATACGGCTCAGACTTATCAAATGTTGCAAGGATTGCGCTATATTCATCAACGACGTGAGAGTAAATATCAAAACATGTTTTTTCTTTTCCGTTGGTTTGCAAAATTGGGGGGAATAGAAGCCAAGCTAGCAAAAGAGAAGGCCATTATTCTTTCACTGGAAGAATCCGTAAAGTCAAATCTTAGCAAACTAGGAACATTAGATCAGCACCGCGAAAATCTTAATGAAGCAATTTTTGAGGGAGCGAAAAACCTTCATTATTTGAAGCAAGTCGTTTCTACAGAAGACACAGATCGCCAAGCGGAAGTGGAAGCTTTAAAGAAGAAGGTTTATGCTCTGAATCCTCGAGTTCCCACTATTAAAAGCCTTATCAAGGCGTTTGGTCCCGAGGTCATTAAGTCGACTTTACAAGAGACGATTGAATTCATTTACGCAGAGAAAGTAGCTCCCGAGCAAAGGGTTAGTTCAGAAGAATTGGCTAGGGATCAAGCGCTTTTTCAGTGCAGTGAATTGGAAGCCAAAGCCATTTATATCAAGCGTTTAATTAAGCATCAACGTACTGATTTATCGGTGTCTTTTATTTCCGCTATTGAACGGACATGGGAAGAGCTTGTTCAAACAGGTCAGCAAAAAGCCGTTGCTATGAATTTGAGTGGCCATCGCGTTCTGTTTATCCCGGGCAAAGACGGAGAAAAAGGCGAAGTATTCATCCATGATAGATATTTGGCTAAGGGAACGTATAAAGCGGCTTTTGTTGCGACAGAGTTCTTTACAGGTAAGAAAAAAGAGCTGCTCGATCAATACGTGGTGTTATTGCCGGCTAAACTAGTCGAAGATGAAATTCCAGATGATGCGGCTGATTCTTTTAGAGAAGCCGACAGGTGGACGCGCACAGAAGAGAGAAAGACTGGCAAGAAAGTCAGGTTTGAAGATTCAACAAGCTCCAGCAGCCAGGAAGAGTACTCAACTCTTTCAAGCGAAGAGGGAACATCCGATACGCGTATTATTGTAGATACGCAGGAAATCGAAAGACGAGAAAAATTAAAGAAAGAGGGCAAAGGCACAGAGGTTGAAGAGAGCACGGGAACCTCGGACAGTTATAATTCGGACAGTTATTCTACCGTTAAGATCAATAAAGCGCCTGATGCCACGTCAAAGACTAAAGAAAGCAGCCAAGTAGTCAAAAATGACGCGCCTAAAGAAAACACAGACGCTTCGGGCACCTATTCTACCTCTGATTTCTCTAAATTGCCAGGGGCTCAAGAGTTGGAAAAAGACGAAGATTATGAGAGCTTGGACTTTGACAATTCGCCAGAAATTAACTCAATAAAGGCGAATATACAGCTTAATAACACAATTATTAAGCCTATTACGAAGCAATCAGTAGAGCGATTAGCAACGCAGCCTTCCGAGGATGAGGAAGATTATAGAAGAGAGGCCGGCTATTGCGTTCGTTTAGGAAATCTGCCAGGTATTTGGCCTACCCATAGAGTGGCGACAGTCCAGGGACAAATTGCCATTATTCAAAAAAAGGCAGGTTACCGAGTTGAAGGCTTAAGAAGGGATGCCATCGATCTAGACGATATGGCTCATTTAGCGGAGCAAAACCGTTTATCCGTTAGAGATCAGATTGCCTTCTTAAATATGATTGAAGATTTCTTGTTAGGGGTAAAGAGTGTGCACGATCAAGGACTCATTCATCGCGATATTAAGCCTAAGAATATTTTATGCGGTACGGATAAGGCTGGGGTATCTGATTTTGGTTTAGTCTGTCCTTTGACCATTTCAAATGAGAAAGGCGAATCTATTCCAAATCCAGAAAGATATACTTTCATCGGGACTCCTTTTTATATAGCACCTGAAGTGACCGGCGTCAATAGCGGCGTTAATGGTAAGCCTTATGCTGAAGTCGATCAAAAAGCGGACATTTGGAGCGTGGGCATCAGTTTGTGGAAAATGCTGACAGGAAAACGCATGGAAGAACATCCTGCGATTGGTTGCTCTCATCCAATGAGGTCCCTATTCCGCGTTCAAGCGCTCTTAATAGGTCCAGGATTGAGAAAAGACTATGAAAATAAATATCCTGAACCTGAAGATAAAACGGGAATTGCCCATCTAATCTGGAGCTGTACCCGCATCGATTCTAAAGAGCGTCCTGATATCCAGACCGTCATTCAACGCTATAGAGCATGGAAAACGGACATAGAGTCGCTTCTACAGAAGCCCAAATCGTCAAGAGCGGAAATAGAGGCGAAGTTAAGCGCGTAA
- a CDS encoding methyl-accepting chemotaxis protein produces the protein MKNATSTTFLKHFSLLPRYLILSAIFSLSLLPLFYFSVRTYQDANSLLELQIQGNQYQSILKKLIDSLSRHQALTRRYLKGQLNVSEDLSRLHQQIDEYFQSISSLPSASRALSFPLFTPTSAYEEWKKLTIYSFDSVQASDHLHQQLLEDTLKLCYFLEDQYDLLANTNPSFTHLILSSLIDIPHLQALLYQMTYNAEEPISDRQITLKMQAELLARLAVIELHLHNLKDNIALAIPEQTDSLGEEILSSFHIYKQSIQQLIQLFRRTLVNDPPSPLSNDDLMATDNKAINSGVKLGDLITDKIDHILKEQQTTLRNRFWLAILLTLMFSLTAFAFGLWLCRHSARRLKMIKQRITEIIDGKPAMRLPITYHDEIGFLEVSINHLKQRMEGMILQFHELLRGIHNLATGNLSIRLNPGTEQKEFSRVSHLFNQMAQTYEVIIGRLEELGFTLTNSANQIAAGSKEQETIIIAQEATTREIAVAANEISSTAKEYANTLKDISQVAEQTSHLAVTGKNSLTNMEAIMRQMVNASGNIATKLAVLNEKAGNITNVITTITKVADQTNLLSLNASIEAEKAGEYGRSFAVIAREIRRLADQTAVSTLDIERTANEIMTAVSSSVMSVDDFTQEIRNGVEQISLVSGQLATIMEQVQNFIARFETVNEGMQAQSTGAEQINQAINQLSQTAQQIAQSIHQFHRTIEELNLAANQLRLFLPQLRHSAQKEETMQ, from the coding sequence ATGAAAAATGCGACATCTACAACATTTCTTAAACATTTTAGCCTCCTACCACGCTATCTCATTTTATCGGCCATTTTTAGCTTATCTCTTCTTCCTCTTTTCTATTTCTCCGTTAGAACCTATCAGGACGCAAACAGCCTTTTAGAGTTGCAAATTCAAGGGAATCAATACCAATCGATTTTAAAAAAATTAATCGACAGTCTCTCGCGCCACCAAGCTTTGACTCGTCGCTATTTAAAAGGACAATTGAATGTTTCCGAAGATTTAAGTCGTCTTCATCAACAAATCGACGAGTATTTTCAGTCTATTTCTTCTCTCCCCTCTGCTTCAAGAGCGCTTTCCTTTCCTCTTTTCACGCCGACAAGTGCCTATGAGGAGTGGAAGAAGTTAACTATCTATTCTTTCGATTCTGTCCAAGCAAGCGATCATCTTCACCAGCAACTATTAGAAGATACTCTCAAGCTTTGTTATTTTTTAGAAGACCAATACGATTTATTAGCCAATACCAATCCCTCTTTTACTCATCTCATTTTGTCGAGTCTCATTGACATTCCCCATCTTCAAGCCCTTCTCTATCAAATGACCTATAATGCCGAAGAACCAATTTCTGACCGGCAAATTACGCTCAAAATGCAAGCTGAACTCCTTGCGCGGCTCGCTGTCATCGAATTGCACCTGCATAATTTAAAAGACAATATCGCTTTAGCGATTCCGGAGCAGACGGATTCTTTGGGTGAAGAGATTCTTTCCTCTTTTCATATTTATAAACAATCGATTCAACAATTGATCCAGCTGTTCCGCCGCACCCTTGTAAATGATCCTCCCTCTCCCCTTTCAAACGATGATTTAATGGCTACAGATAATAAGGCCATTAATTCCGGAGTAAAATTAGGGGATTTGATCACAGACAAAATCGATCATATATTGAAGGAACAGCAAACAACTCTGCGGAATCGCTTCTGGTTGGCAATCCTGCTAACACTTATGTTTAGCTTAACCGCGTTCGCTTTTGGCCTTTGGCTTTGCCGTCATTCGGCGAGGAGACTGAAAATGATTAAACAACGGATAACGGAAATAATAGATGGCAAGCCCGCTATGCGGCTTCCCATCACCTATCACGATGAAATTGGTTTTCTAGAAGTTTCTATCAATCATTTGAAGCAAAGAATGGAAGGCATGATTCTGCAATTTCACGAATTGTTAAGAGGGATCCATAACCTTGCTACAGGCAATTTAAGTATTCGCCTTAATCCGGGCACGGAACAAAAGGAATTTAGCAGAGTCTCTCATCTTTTTAATCAGATGGCTCAAACTTATGAAGTCATTATTGGACGGCTGGAGGAGCTGGGTTTTACTTTAACTAACTCAGCCAATCAAATTGCCGCAGGATCAAAAGAGCAAGAGACAATTATTATAGCTCAGGAGGCTACGACGAGAGAAATTGCCGTCGCTGCCAATGAAATTTCTTCGACAGCCAAAGAGTACGCCAATACATTAAAAGATATTAGCCAAGTCGCCGAGCAAACCTCGCATTTGGCCGTCACAGGCAAAAACTCCCTAACGAACATGGAAGCCATCATGCGGCAGATGGTCAATGCATCCGGCAATATTGCCACCAAGCTTGCCGTCCTCAACGAAAAAGCGGGCAACATCACAAACGTCATTACGACCATCACTAAGGTCGCCGACCAAACCAACCTGCTATCGCTTAATGCCTCGATCGAGGCAGAGAAGGCCGGAGAATACGGCCGCAGCTTTGCTGTAATTGCCCGAGAGATCCGCCGCTTGGCAGATCAGACGGCTGTTTCCACTCTCGATATCGAAAGGACCGCCAATGAAATTATGACTGCCGTCTCTTCAAGCGTCATGAGCGTAGACGATTTTACGCAAGAAATCCGCAATGGAGTAGAACAGATCAGTCTCGTCAGCGGGCAATTGGCAACGATCATGGAGCAAGTCCAGAATTTCATTGCTCGTTTTGAAACTGTCAATGAAGGGATGCAAGCTCAATCAACGGGAGCTGAGCAGATCAACCAAGCTATTAACCAGCTTAGCCAGACGGCTCAGCAGATTGCACAGTCCATCCACCAATTCCATCGAACAATTGAAGAGTTAAATTTAGCCGCCAACCAATTGCGCCTGTTCCTTCCTCAATTGCGCCATTCAGCACAAAAAGAGGAAACCATGCAATGA